One SAR202 cluster bacterium genomic window, CTTCGTGCTCGGCACGTCCCCCGGCGACCGCGGGTCCTCCTCCACCGCCATCCGCAGCGCCTTCGCCAGCGCCTTGAAAGTGCACTCCGCCTTGTGGTGCGCGTTCTGACCCGACAACACCTTGGCGTGAAGGTTGAACTTCCCCTCCAGCGCCATCGACTCTAGAAAGTGATGCACCATCTCCCCCGGCAGGCTCTCCGCCATCTGCCCGTCCAACTGCAAATCAACGCTGGCGTACCCCCGCCCGCTTAGGTCCACCGCCACCATCGCCAGGCTTTCGTCCAGCGGCACCAGCGCGTGCCCCATCCTCCGAATCCCCCGGCCCTCCCCCAGCGCGTCCTTAAACGCGCGGCCTAGCGCGATGCCGCAGTCCTCCACCAGGTGGTGCCACCCCACCTCCACGTCGCCCTTGGCCTGTAACGATATATCGATCAAGCTATGCCGGCTTATCTGCGACACCAGGTGGTCCAGCATCCCGT contains:
- the hisB gene encoding imidazoleglycerol-phosphate dehydratase HisB, whose amino-acid sequence is MKSHRTAKLERKTRETSISLSLDLDGQGKYQVSTGNGMLDHLVSQISRHSLIDISLQAKGDVEVGWHHLVEDCGIALGRAFKDALGEGRGIRRMGHALVPLDESLAMVAVDLSGRGYASVDLQLDGQMAESLPGEMVHHFLESMALEGKFNLHAKVLSGQNAHHKAECTFKALAKALRMAVEEDPRSPGDVPSTK